The proteins below come from a single Mya arenaria isolate MELC-2E11 chromosome 6, ASM2691426v1 genomic window:
- the LOC128237411 gene encoding baculoviral IAP repeat-containing protein 7-like: MLVANNSSDTMTVKNKNLDLVVPFKEIQIYALPCVKSYFKQLALPGNSSKNIIYNDGELLLNPSQLRVGIKYGDGENAHEQNNISILESARANGISRSKRRRPRYPGKCTMEFRLDTFTTWAHSAPTPQTLAAAGFFFKGDADLVRCHQCGIGLKDFSPVDDTLSEHIKHDGSCEFLIDLYGITRLERKRCLINDPEPLRRRQLESLHTQTAPDRTYRRPEYASYEARLATFDGWPEHVSQKPHQLADAGLYFTGVKDHVRCFACDGGLRQWDEGDDPWLEHCRWFPACPFARTSKGDEFVELIQAFVDQGEEFSDLEETRPSGEDNIPLGLTELEQHRRTLTTE, encoded by the exons ATGTTAGTTGCAAATAATAGCTCTGACACAATGACCGTGAAAAACAAAAACCTTGATCTGGTAGTTCCGTTCAAAGAAATTCAAATTTATGCACTTCCCTGtgtaaaaagttatttcaagCAGTTAGCACTACCAGGAAATTCATCCAAAAACATAATCTACAATGACGGTGAATTGCTACTGAATCCGTCGCAATTGCGGGTAGGGATTAAATATGGCGATGGTGAAAATGCTCATGAGCAGaacaacatttcaatattaGAGAGCGCTAGGGCAAATGGCATATCACGAAGCAAAAGAAGACGGCCTCGCTATCCAGGGAAATGTACCATGGAATTCAGACTAGACACGTTTACCACCTGGGCGCATTCAGCACCTACCCCACAAACGCTTGCAGCAGCTGGCTTCTTTTTCAAGG gCGATGCGGACCTTGTTCGGTGCCACCAGTGCGGTATCGGCCTCAAAGACTTCAGCCCGGTTGACGATACATTGTCAGAGCATATTAAACACGATGGCAGCTGTGAATTCCTCATTGATTTATATGGGATTACTAGATTGGAACGGAAAAGG TGTCTGATTAACGATCCTGAACCTTTAAGAAGACGACAGCTTGAATCGCTCCATACACAAACAGCCCCAG ATAGAACATACCGACGACCCGAGTACGCGAGCTATGAGGCCCGCCTGGCGACATTTGACGGTTGGCCGGAACATGTGTCTCAGAAGCCGCACCAGCTTGCAGACGCTGGTCTGTACTTCACAG GTGTTAAAGATCATGTGCGGTGTTTCGCCTGTGACGGAGGACTGCGACAGTGGGATGAGGGAGACGACCCTTGGCTGGAGCACTGCCGCTGGTTTCCAGCCTGTCCCTTCGCCAGGACATCTAAGGGTGACGAATTTGTTGAACTCATTCAGGCTTTCGTCGACCAAGGGGAGGAGTTTTCAGAcctg GAGGAAACAAGACCTTCTGGTGAAGACAACATCCCGTTGGGGTTAACGGAGCTCGAGCAACACCGGCGCACGTTGACTACCGAATAA